Within the Carassius auratus strain Wakin chromosome 18, ASM336829v1, whole genome shotgun sequence genome, the region taaataaaatgaaacatagaTGTATGGGGAACTGTACACAAAGATTACTGTaaggacatttaaaatacatacctCTTGTGCATTTctgctttttttccccattcCTTTTCTTGGCTTTATCCTTGTTTTTGCTGGATTTTCGGGGTGCAGGGGATGAAGAGGATTGAGATGAGAATGAGGTTGATTCAGAGGAGGACGATGAGTCAACTTtgtgatgtcttttttttctctcaacttTTCCTCTACTCTTTGTCTTCTTTTTCCGTTCTGTATGAAGGTCATCTTCTGTACTGGAAGACTGTGACACAGGATCATCATATTTGGGTTTGCAGGAAGCTCCCATCATGTCTTCCTTTGCTGACAAGGCTGATAAGGAATACAAACCAAATcatatttacattcacatttaatttCTTCCATATTTGCCAACTTCCAGTCTAATGCTATTGTTAAATGTTGATATTCTGCTACCTTTGTTAAAGAAcaccacaaaatatattttaaaacaacaataacaacaaatagGCCTCAGACTAACCTGCTCCATCTTATGCCAGGATATGTTATTATGTGGACTATGTACATTTTCCACAGTAAAAAGTGAATTCATATCTATGTATAGTACACATTACCAAGTAAAACAAATAACTGGTTGTAAAGTTTAATTGATTTTAGAGATAAAACAATTTACCATTGGTCAGACTGCTACGCAGGAAATCTCTCTCACTTTCGATGTCCTTGCATTTGTCCTCTAAGAATTTAATTTTagcttttaaaaaagcattttcctCCTTCATTTTTTGAAGGGACACCTGTTGAGTTGGTGCTGTTGCTGATGCTCctgatggaatatatatataaaaaaataaaaaacactgttgCACTGTAACcctccatccatctatatatacatatacagtatatacatacatttacaaatttattgttaatttttttcattagcCTAAGCAAACCAAGCTCACCCAATAACTACAGAGGAACAAATGAGTaataaatgattcattgaatCCTTCGatcaaaagattatttaaaaatggctgaTTCAATTAGGATCAAATCAAGTTTCTGTTTTTAGGAATGAATCATAATTGGCTCACTCAATTCGTTCAAAACAGATTAATACAGAAACGAAACACTGCATTGTTGCTTTTGAGATGCACATCAGCTCTGCTCGGGCTTTGGAACCATTCCATTTGTAAaccagaaataaagaaaaaatgtgtCTAAATGTAACTCACTCAATTAACTTATTTTCTGTTCAACTgctgtataaaattattttaaaatttgcgATCACAGTCACGTGCTGATTCTTGTGTGAAAttacttaaatacataaaaactcacacagggattttttttctttcgttatttaaattatatagtcAAGCATTTTATTCTAATAGGTCACTGACATGGGCCTACCTGACAATGTCAGCAAGCGTGAATAACAAGAGGGCGATCGTTTCTAAATGAACGCAACCCTtgtctatctctctttctcaataTCGTCCCACAGTCACACAAGAGTACTGCACAATAACTATGTAAGGAGAAGGCTTTAAACTCGAATCAAATAAATATCACACCTTATTAAGTTCCCTTCTTTTTAAAGAACGTCAGAAGTTACACTTGAAACATTTTGCGCGAAAAAGAACAAATGCCGACGTGAGCTGGTGCGCAGCTCGTTAATActgagctctgattggccaatcgtcgttatttagttttaaaattattatatgtagagaacattaatatttaatctgCACGATAGGTTTTACCCGATAAACAACATTAATGTAACATTAATGTGAAGGGGGGTGGTAAGAGGGATGGTGGTTTTACAGaggtggttttttttttcctcgacaAGGAGGATAATTTACCCGCACCCCCCGTCAATTCAGCCCGAACAATTAATTACCTTCATTGCttaaattatgattttgtaattaaaatatttaaccagTTTTGTTAATGAACATTATTGCCTCGCAAATCACTAATTGACCGATACTTTTAAGTGGTGCTAGGCCTAACTTACTAACGTACACACACTAACGTACACACACATGCTGCTAATCGCATTATAATATGCCTGGCTAGAACTTAAAATAGATAATTTACCAGCATCATTACCATCATTTTCCTCATTTTCCTCAACAAGGCGATTGGGTGGTACCCTTTTACGCGGAATCCTTCGATCAGCCATGCTTTCTCCCGAACTGTCTGCAGATTCAGAATCAGGTCGCCGTTGTTCCAACGTCTTGTAAAAGCAACTTCCGTCCACACAGATGAACTCTACCGCCGTGAATGATTCCTCCCCTTCATTTACGTTGTCCCAATATGTTATATAATTAATCACTGGCCTTACACCAGTCATTCTcaaatcatttaacattttaattatgtttttagattttcctttgtttttattaCCAGTTATGAAATCCATCTTTTTGAGAGAACACTTGTTTGTGGTTCCTTAGTAGGCTAGGCACGTCCGGTAAATGTTTTATTACGTATTACtactgaattaattaattttctattatttatttttagatgcttCCTAAACTTGACGTTTATAGattttttggataaaaaaaatttttttttacattttataacaaaTTACTTGCAACCAGTTCTAAATCATGTGGGGGGAAAAGGCGCCTTCTTAGGTTCAGCCTCTCTTCCGGTTCGTATGTCGTTAGGAGAATCTACAGTCCAACAATGGGACTTGCAAGAAAGATTTTAACGCTCAGTGAGCGTAAGGGCGTAAAAGGAAATCGAAAAATAACtgaatggcttaaaaaaaaaacaggctaatGTCTTCAACGAAGAAatgcaaaatatgtaaaaaaaaaaatgaaattaaggaAGACGCAAAACAAAGATGGATACCAATGGTAAATATACACACCCTTAAGACATTTTTAGTCAGATTGGAAGCCTGATTCaaatcaaaattatattatgttacTGTACTTATTCTAtatgttacttttatttatttatttatttgtattttttgttactGTGGTATCAGGATATGTCAACGAAGAGCACACAATGAAAAAGTGACAAAATCATGCAGGTCAGGATCAATATTCGACAAGACCAAGACAAGTTTACAAAATTGGATGACTTTTATATACAGGTAGGTGTAATAACATATTAAATAAcctgtttttgtcttttaacaTTAAGAAACATTActtgtcattttttttcacataaatatttcaataatgcAGATTCAGTCAAGGTTTACGTTTACGCCAAGTCGACATGGTCCAGGATGGCATTGCTGGAAGCTCCGCCACCCTTACTAAAATGACCCGTAAACTGAGATTAGTCTGCAGGAAAGCCTTGAAGATGTTCAAAAGGAAGACAGGACAACGCATGGGTGGAAGAAGGGAATTTATTGTGATAGATGAAAGCAACATCCGTCATAAAAGGAAGGTGGGATATCCTTTttgtaactatttttttaaaaagtgaaaacatGTAAGGTGGAACAACTGAAATACAATATCTATATCAAATTTCAATAGTGATATTTGATGCATCAATTAATCATTTCTTTAAATTGGTTATTTTTATTGAACCAGATGAACCCATTCTGAACTAAACTGTATCATCAACTGTATCATCTGAAACAGTTTGCATCTCGTGTCAGCACTGATCCAAAAACTATTCCACCAAAGCTCACTTTTTGCAACGTGTCTGACAGTCACTCCAATTTATTAGTTGTCTCATAGGTTGTGATTCCATGtcatttaaaggtacaggttggaGGACCTGCCACTTaggggcgcactaccaaaacaataacaatcgcatggtttgatgatgctaagaaggagcgtagaatgatgggatttgttgtcttctacccaaccgctgacggccattcAAACACAGGCATACATAGCAAATGCGAGTTCAATGATTTGCgtaagtagattacatacaaagtcaatgcaaagacatgatcagactatggatcagacacgTCCTCGAGCGGGTCTAGAGATgtgatgccccgcgtttggcgtgtatgccccataatactaatcttgttgatctttataatagcatacgttttctgtaaagatacgaatcaaaacaactcacctgtcgagtaaaacacaagcgagatcagcatctctttctagttctctccatctagaaaatgcaacaccgatatcgatcctcgctctttctcttctcttgtcccaaactcttcttgggtcgtttggttggcccgtacACTTACGGGAGTAaattaaacagtaattatgttccataaataagtaacagaGTAACCACCATAAAAAGTgtaagaagaagtaaataaggaactgcttgaagcaagctagtggtttgctggatgctagacactacttccacatttgtccacgacactattgtcatgtggtttctacgtcagtaaaggcggtaaccaagggtaactaacgtcattgataggcgactgcactgccctgtgtcactgtttagaatgggaattttctcatgatttgcAAGTAGTTGAatacattagagatattgttagttatcagctggacaaaatatataacgctagcctagtggtttttggatattttactgcaaatcttataaattgtaaaactttaatgtaacactGCTACTTGATCCCTTCTAGCAGGACTTCAGTTACTCCAACAGTTAATACTTAATATCAGAATACATTTAGgctgtcttttatttttaagtaacatAGTATATTTGtaccaatagccaaaaatacattgtattcatcaaaattatagatttttcttttatgccaaaaatcattaggatattaagtaaagatcatgtcccatgaagatattttgtaaatttcctactgtaaatatataaaacgtAATTGATTAGCAATATggattgctaagaacttaatttggacaactttgaaggcgattttctcagtatttagattttttgcacccttagattccagattttcaaatagctgtatctcagccaaatattgtcatatcctcctaacaaaccatacatcattggaaagcttatttattaagaTTGGTTTGTACATTTCAATTTCGAgaaatgtacccttatgactgattttgtggttcagggtcacatattaacAATGGCAACTCTttttatgaagcctgtatttGTAATACATTATTCAGATAATCTTaaggcattttatttttatgcattttgcattaggggtgggcgatatctcgatatttaaaatatatcgggatattttttaaacacgatatggattttgacatatcgtatatatcgatatattgtttatatttaattctgattccgccactttccTTGTTTGCCTTCTCTTTGCTGTGCtcgctcgcccccgctcgctcgcccccacctccttgcttttgtccccccTCCCCTCACATGTACagaactagtaaaaaaaaaaaaaagcgtctaaaaaaggacaactggctccattatatggagatagtTCGGTTTTAAGGCGTCAGGTGaacagcaggcagatgtctactgtagggccctatgatttccgtgatGCACTAAACGCGCACggaatcgtggaatccagtcataaaaacgtaatttacagtttaacatggaatgacacagaatttgtcaaattttgaatgaattaatcaaaagtaggtcattgcacttaaatcaaatcgcgatatggactgatatttgcaaatattaagccggaaaaatctattttaatataaaacctGCATATTCTgcatgtctgtgttaatgaatggcacAGAAGCGTGGCTTCATTCATTAACGTTGACACGctgttaaaatgaaacaaacataatttaaggaataatcacacaacatttcttccatgttttatttttaatagtaaatttaatagtaaatagtaaaccaaaaaataaagtttgcttaattttaaataattaaaagataaattaaatgaatgttttatgccttcatttgataaccagaaaaatgtaaatacacagaatttctgaagggaaaaaacatttcacataaggctatgttaagaatttttttaactaattaagtttttttatgcatttaaataattacacatgctaaaacaaagaattaggtaacaataaaacatatggtgaagaaaaaaaataaaacatttcatagggccctaaacatgtaatatttggcatatttgtttttgcagtagtttttgagggtaatttttcctgtaaagatatcgagatatatatcgtatatcgagatatagcaaaatatatcgagctCCATATCGCCAAGCCCGactatgcattataaaaaaccttggaaaatgttgtatcatctcataaataatcgtaacaacaattataatacattataatatttacacatttgtggttatagcttttaagagtataatCATTTATAACACATAATGAATATTAAATTCACTTAATTTATAATTGATTATTTCATATCATGACATTGTTCACTACAGTGGTTAGGAGTGTCTaagtgtgtatttttttcttttcttttttcctgtgggGATAATGTACATTTTTTCTGAGCCTTTTTtacattagattacattttatattgatggTCCCCTTAGTCTATTGACTATATAattggctaattttcatttttgggtgaactaaccctttaagaggaTGCAACATGTTCATagtgtgttataaatcatcatattcttAAAatctataaccacaaataagtaagtattataatatattaaaattgttcttatgattatttatgagatgatacaacatgttataaggttttttatagtgcataattaattcattataatacctttagaataaaatagaaagtgttaccataaatTCTAAGCACAGGTTTAAAGGTGTTATTTCAACCACACAAATTCTTCGGGAACTGTGTTTTTGGGAAACACCAAATCTTTCAACTGTTGGTAATGAAACATACAACCATAGTTCGCTAGTGATGCTTGTGGGAAACAAACCTCTGAACTTTAGTGCCACCAATACAGAATAAAGGCATTACGACAACACTTTACAATattgtttcatttgttaacattagttaactacattgtTTTTACATAGACTAATACTTCTTTCAGTAAGTGTACATTGGAAGGCAAGTAATTGaaattgtttttgtaattgtagTATGGACAAGGAAGAGCTGGACAGACGTGGAAGAGAAAGAAGTGGGTTTTTGGCATGCTGGCCATAAAGGGACAAAGAAGACGACCAGTTTTGCGGCTTGTAGAAAGGCGCTCCAGAAATCACCTGCTTCCCATAATTAGACGACATGTTCGCCAAGGGTCAACCATATTAAGCGACGAGTGGAGATCCTACAGAGCTTTATCAAATCTTGGTTACAGTCACTACTCAGTAAACCACAGCAGATACTTTGTTGATCCAAACCATGGAGGACATACACAAAATATTGAAAGAGCCTGGTTAACCTACAAAAGCCAAATTTGGCGACTGAGAGGAAATAGGACAGAGAAGCTTCTTAAAgaacatttgtgttttattgagTGGACTTACTGGCTGGGATACAAGCACAAAGATGGTCCTCTAGGTCGTCTTCTGAAAGACACTTAAAAGGCATTACAGAGATTAAATATGCTATAAcccaaacatttttcttttcttctactCCCAGTTCAGACATGAAATGGTTTGATGTTTATGTGCagctgataaaataaataaaaatggtaccAGAcacataatacataattataaagTGTATATCTGTTTATAATAGATGTTTGTATAGTTGTTTGTTACAGCCTAATGTTTACAGCTATTTTagtcatgataaaaaaaatatatatcatgtgCAACCAAACACTAAAGTCGTTTCACGCTTTTGAGGTTTTTGGTGAATTTTAAAATAGTATACTTTTAGATAATATCTCTAGAAGGATGAAGTAACACTCGAGTAATTACTAGTGGGTTACCATgatcttcactttagaatactgatccAAGTAATTATTAATTCCTTTAGAAGGATGaagtaacacttgagtaattactagtgggttaccatgatcttcactttagaatactgatccAAGTAATTATTAATTCTTTTAGAAGGATGaagtaacacttgagtaattactagtgggttaccatgatcttcactttagaatactgatccAAGTAATTATTAACTCTTTTAGAAGGATGaagtaacacttgagtaattactagtgggttaccatgatcttcactttagaatactgatccAAGTAATTATTAATTCTTTTAGAAGGATGaagtaacacttgagtaattactagtgggttaccatgatcttcactttagaatactgatccAAGTAATTATTAATTCCTTTAGAAGGATGaagtaacacttgagtaattactAGTGGGTTACAATgatcttcactttagaatactgatccAAGTAATTATTAATTCCTTTAGAAGGATGaagtaacacttgagtaattactagtgggttaccatgatcttcactttagaatactgatccAAGTAATTATTAATTCCTTTAGAAgtgtaacaccaatgagcggatggtattcaaccatctgttccatgttAGTGAATCCTGACCCTgttgacacattctacactcaaagaccagaacgtgagttaaagaaaaaacaaggactttcgttttacaaccctcttacaacataactcaccaccctgggcgccgccatgacgGCAATGTCCTGGCggggatgagagttataacaccttggagactatccagagatgcgatatcgaacttcaaaagggacGACAAACACCCCCCTTTTCTTgatcgcacattccagtgaaacagacgcccacacattcatgagacgcacacacactcaaaaaacaggcacaagcatttttggCTGGCCCATGGACCTTATTTTACttaaactacctctaaatgtattttaacgtctccctttttgtgctcaaatgtatgtatgcggcatagtggaatatatgaatgttactgtgtgtttaatgcaaactttagatGCATTTAGTTAATAGTAAGTCTGTATCGTTGGATACGGGACtggtaaaatcatagttcttAGTGTCTGgataatcgtaaaaacacgactttaacgaatcttgatagtaaattacaaaaagatgcattgtttcagaggaacgatcttgcttaaggAAAATGTGTAACTTtgacatcgccataaattagaccagtgggcggagatcagcaaacaaagaagatttttcccgccttagtttgtttacacttcattggctcatactaaaaaaataggtgtaaacctagagttacttaaaagctcagggaaacctgtattctgggcattccgccagagagaaaagaggattcccagctttgcaaccggacttcaagaagttctccgttattcttctttacttttagTTTCATTCTACgttttctttattgtctgctgatatttgacttcgttcaattgccttcacgagccaaacgaactcaagtctagtcatcttttggcaaagtttaccttcgcgttaaccatcgagctcgcgcatcatctgctcgggaaagaaccacgctgaggccgcacagaccggacaatttgagcgcagctacgcacaagagccagatcaaagcaagtactttcttatatcgcaactaaaattgctgtttaaggttgtctaggctattccatgtttgtgaaatcattcaatgacttggggtctcttgcaaagttaactgtttgaaattgccacgctgagattgcttttcactttcactttctctccctctctctctctctctctttatctctctctctcatttatctcattattattcttgttcatttaccttgtttaaattgtattttcgttttgctatatactcatatttactccgtgtgaattgtagttatgtactctttagtctgtttttattaaatcctataatttgcttgaattgaattgttttattgctcattgagatcgaagtccctgaatcgtctgatctacgctacgagctttgttttatatgaattaattttcagtaatcttagtagtacagacacagaaaatattgttttttcctgatcagaagattaatatttcttggagtttgtaagaagggtatttttattggattttgataaggaagtctagcttccagttcgctggacgaacagattgtctagagtaacttaaattaattctagtaaaggttacctttaaatgattaaatattccctctttgggtaatttaatatttgtaagcaataagcacgttatattcatagactcatgaatattcacttcatttgagttaattattccccagaaagtgattgttgctacagaAGGATGaagtaacacttgagtaattactagtgggttaccatgatcttcactttagaatactgatccAAGTAATTATTAATTCTTTTAGAAGGATGaagtaacacttgagtaattactagtgggttaccatgatcttcactttagaatactgatccAAGTAATTATTAATTCCTTTAGAAGGATGaagtaacacttgagtaattactagtgggttaccatgatcttcactttagaatactgatccAAGTAATTATTAACTCTTTTAGAAGGATGaagtaacacttgagtaattactAGTGGGTTAACATAATTCTTATAATAgttattaatgaaaagaatcaTATAACCATTCACAAgatacacacacgcatatatatatatatatatatatacagtataagggCACTTATGAACTAATGGTTAAATTCGGACTTCTAAACCAAAGgctgcaggtttgagtctcaatATATCTCTGTGGATATATTGGTTTGAGTCTCGGTACCAGCAGGggttgtaggtgggggagtgaatgaccaACGCTCTGTTCCACCCTCAAAAcaacgactgaggtgagacccttgagcaagacactgaccCACCAACtggtacacacattaaaaaaacaaaaatgtatatatgtatgtatatatgcacacatttattattatttatgtttttttttaagtatatgttaaataataaaattactgtATATGTAATTTGGTCTTCATATGATACACGTGTTTGCATATTTAGTTTGCATATGAAATTTAAACAGTAAATAGGACATAGGTTAATATACTGCTAGTCATTTGTCCTGCATAGTTATTGTTTAGTTTTGCATGAATTATGAAACTTTCTCATTAGTTCTCtgggaataatgaaaaaaatagtaGTTATTGACTAGTTAATAGTAAACTACTAGAGTCATCTGTGTGCTATTACTTACTAATTTGTTAATCAGAGTTTCTTGTTAGTTAACAGTAGTTACTAGATTGTTAATATTGCGTTACTCATTTGTTCCTTTGTAGTTATTGATTAATGAcggaacagtattctaaagtgttaccaaaaaaaagcttttttcttAATCCCTCCCCATTTGAATTTGCACTAATCTAAaaaatctctgaaactctgtttTATGAGCACTTGCTGTATTTAGTGTCATCTTTATGATGACTCACTTGTTGCATTCCTAaaatttaagtcactttggatataaGTGTCTGAACAGTGAATCAATTTAAGAGTAGCAATAAGCAATACAAAGtcattttacaaaattttatttaattgtaaatgtcatttttttgtatttaattttaatttcacaaatattaataaataatttagaaaatacagagtagtgaaaatattaatatctttcaaaaataagttatatttcTACACATCCATAGGGATAAATGTGCCTTAGTAATTACTTCATACAAGTAATTATAACTCACCAATTTGTGCAAGAAGAGCAATTATTCTTACAGTTCAAATCCACAAAATTTTAGTGGGGCAAATGCATTGGGAATCTGGAGAGCCCTTTAtcctaaatgaaatgaaaatttggACAAGACTAGGCAACGTTTTGAAGGATGCCACAGTGGAAGTATATTGTTAAGAgtgtatatgtaatttttttgtttttgcactatTTGGgagtttgttttatgttttgtttatttgagaTTGTGATTATGAGGGAGGAAACGGGGTAAAAGAGTTTAATGTATACATTCATGataacataaatattattaaggGTGGAGAAAAGGAAGGAAATA harbors:
- the LOC113118828 gene encoding uncharacterized protein LOC113118828, giving the protein MTFIYRFSQGLRLRQVDMVQDGIAGSSATLTKMTRKLRLVCRKALKMFKRKTGQRMGGRREFIVIDESNIRHKRKYGQGRAGQTWKRKKWVFGMLAIKGQRRRPVLRLVERRSRNHLLPIIRRHVRQGSTILSDEWRSYRALSNLGYSHYSVNHSRYFVDPNHGGHTQNIERAWLTYKSQIWRLRGNRTEKLLKEHLCFIEWTYWLGYKHKDGPLGRLLKDT